The nucleotide window GGAATTCTGGATGAACTGCAAGGAAAAGAAGATTATGCTATACCTATATTTTGCGATAATAAATCCACCATTTGCTTAGCAAGAGACCCAGTATACCATGGAAAGAGCAAACATATAAGAGTCAAGTATCATTATATTAGAGATCTAATCAAGAAGGAAGAGGTTGCAGTAATCTTTTGTGCTACCAAGGATCAAATGGCTGACATAATGACAAAGGCCCTGCAACCGAAAGACTTCACTCGTCTCAAacatctgctgcacatgatgctACAATAatctagcttacgggagggtGTTAGACATGAATATTTATTTATAAGCTAGATATTataacttttattttattatgttattattattagatatagATATAGCGGTTATCggtaatatatgtatgtatatatactcTGTATCATGTTCCGATTAATTCATCAATTCATTTTATGAACATTTAACTCTCATTCATCGAAACCCTAAGTCAGCTTTCCAACAATTACATGGTGGATGCCACTAAATCTAGTATTAATGTATGTTATTTAAGCAGCTTTGATATCTTATGTTGTGTAACCTTGACAGGAAGCTTAAAGAACCTGGGACTAACAACTTAACTACCCATGTCTGATCAACAACTTAAGCTTTAGTATAAATAATGTAAATTAGATTCAGTATTAGAGTGATTTTAAAGaacaaaaaaattaataattgaGTTTAATGTTCCACTTAGAGTTGTTGGTTTAAAAGCGGATGACGATAAGCAGACTGATTCAAAGGTCAAACATATTGTAAAACCTCATATTTTCCAAGACAGATATAAAATGGCCCTTGTATGTTTAGCCATTGGATTTGATTACACTCATCTTTGTTCTTCTCCCCGAACCGAACCACATAATAAACATGTTAGTAGCCAAAGCTTCGCCTTCACGGCACATGTTATATATTATCAATTTGTAACATTGTTATGTTTACAGTTGTTAAGCTATGCATTAAAGGTTTTACATGCTATTCTTTATTGTAGGTTCTTATGTTTTGTTTGTACTTTGACATAAGGCTTAGGATTTGTACATGTATAATTGTACATGTCATATTTGTAACATTGTTATGCTTATAGTTGTTAAGCTATGCATTAAAGGTTTTACATGCTATTCTTTATTGTAGGTTCTTATGTTTTGTTTGTACTTTGACATAAGGCTTAGGATTTGTACATGTATAATTGTACATGTCATATAAGGTTTTGTGTTGTGTAATTGGGTAAATTGGGCGGTGATCCTGTTCGGTATCGGCACATGAAGTTAAAAACCGGTACCAGCTtgtacagaaaacgccaaaagtcggtaccgagttgatattgaaaatcttttagttcggaaAATTCGATGCTGCTAcctggtaccatttgctcatccctgatcacgggtactGTACTGACAATGGTATCGTACAACATTTTtatgttgattttcttcaacttttaatgatttctttttttagtttcaggggtagggatgagctcggtgccaaccgataccgaatcggtactggtaccgaaaataccggttacagtactggtatatgaaggtaaaaaccggtagcgaaccggtaccaagaacgccaaaagtcggtaccgaattggtacttatgatctttcggttcgggaaattcggtaccgacacccagtaccatttgctcatatCTGACCACGGATTTCATACAAACAATATCATTAccataaatttttttttgttggttttctttcggttatcttttagtgttttttttttctacattttctttttttgTTCTTCTCAGCTCCCATGCGCAACGCGCACGGAAGTATAGAGCTAGTTTTCAAGTTATTTAACAACCATAACTTGCACATATCAATATTCCCTAATCCCTCTTAAAAGAGTTATTCATCTTCTGCATTCTCCCATGTAGCGTCTTTTGATAGGATAGATTTCCAGTGAACATACATCCTGTTGAAGTTGTGGATGGTATTGGACCATAAACTTTTTTCTCAGTAGTAAGACATGCACAGCAGGGTAAATAGTGGCATTAGCAGGCAAATGTACATGTGTAAAGCTAGTTTTGACACCCAACCCAACTTGTCCATTTTGCCAGGCTGCCAAATCCCATTGGCGGATCTTGAACTTAGTTTTCGGGAAAATCAGGAGGGGTGGACTCGATGCATATAGAGTTTTTCAGAAATTTTCGATAAAATTTACACTACTAAACGAAAAAACAAGGGGGTCAGGGACCCCAGGCCCAAGCTAAGCTCTGCCCGTGCCAAAACGTGATTATTTTTTACGTCGGGTCAAAATAGTATTTAAAGTGGCGTCAACTTGTCAAGAATTACCAAATAAATAATTACCAAATAAATAATGAGTTTCTTTTCCTTAAATCATCTTGCTCATTATGAACACCCCTTTGATTGATAGATTAAATTTTATCTTCCTAATGTATTTTATTCTTATGGTTACTATAATAAATTTTTTCAAATAAACTCAAAACtgtaatattataaaaatatatatacatattaaataAAGTTGGCCTTTTGAATTAGAAATATTCAACATAGGCCTCTTACAAATAGCTGTTTTACAATTCACAATCAAATATACATAGAGTTTATGTAGCAAACATCTCCATGAATTTGACCTACTAAAAGTCAACaaagaaataaaacaaaaaaataatactTATACCAGAAACATATCAAACATAAGCCCATATAGAAATACCCATTTATTCATCATTGTGGAGCCCGGCCCATTTTTCCTTCAGGCCCGGGTTGCTTCATTTCTTCCGCGCCTTGCATAACCATACCAGGAGGTCCAGGATAACCCGGAACTCCAACATATCTTGGCCCATAATAAGCGGGCTGGACCGGCCCACCGCCACTTCTACCCGGCATATCATATGCCTCCCCACCCGAAGCGGGCCTCATTCCGGGGTACATTTGGCCCATATTCGATACTTGAGGGTGAAGCATGTGACCCGGAGGCGCCATAAACTGTTGACCATATTGGGCCCGTATCTGCATCGGTTGAACCGGAATATTTTCTTGAGGCATTGAACCCGGGGGATGCATATAATAAACCGGCATCTCTTGAACCGGGGCTGGTGATGGTGATGACGTCCTCCGTATATAATACACGTGCTGACCCGTATAATCCGTTTGTTTCATAATTATCGGGTCATTAGCCTCGGCAAAACGTTCAGTAACTGTTTCTTTCGGTTCGCTAACAACCGGGGCCGGGTTATCCAGTTTAGTTTTAACGGGTCGGAGGTTCGGGACCGGGGCAGTTACCGTGGGGCCCAATGATGATGAAGTCGAGCAATACGGAGACATCCGTGGAGCGGGCGACCCAGGATCCGAAACCGAAACATTATCATTAACCGCGGGTTTTGTTTTGGGTTTCGGGTCATCCGGGTGGTCCAACCCGAATAAATAATCGGGTACTTCTGACAACATTGATGAGACTTCGGATCGCCCACGATCCAGGCTGGCGCCCCCGTTAAGCGCGTCGAGAAACCAGTGTTCGCGCTTAACGGAGCCGTCTAGCAGCGAGCTGATGCTGCTGGCTCGTGAGAGTGACTGGTCTGTTGGAAACAAGAAGATCCGAAGCCGAGCCGTTTTGTTGTTGTGAGCCAAGCGATCATACTCGTCCATCATGTTTTCCACGTCCTCATCACTCGTGACGGTGATCAAGGCGTCCAAGTCTTCGTTTGGTAACTGGTACTTTACGCATATATCGGTTGtacctagaggtgtacaaaaaaaccggttttagaaccgTAACCAGAAAAAAAAActgaaaccggtttttttaactGGTTTTAGAACCGAACCAAACCGGCGGTTTGTGACCGTTTACTGTTCTTGATCTGAAAAACCGGTTAATAATCGAAACCGGTATTAAAAAATCGATTAAAACTGGTTTTTTAacaaaaaccggttaaaaaccgatCCTAACCGGTTATACCGTTTACTGTTTTAGGCttgaaaaaccggttagtaaccgaaaccggttattaaaaaaaaccggttcggttaaAAACCAGAccggtttttcaaaaaaaaaaaaacgattagtACACCTCTAGTTGTACCTGTTGAATATTAATATTTCGAGTTAAATTAATTGTGACTTTTTAAATGGTATTTAGCTGTAaaaagttttaattaaaaaaactactAGTTAGTATAGTTATTAATTTGCATACAAAATAATTACTTTTTAAGTTTCAGTTTCATTATTTTATAGTAGTAGTAACTTTCATATAAATTATTATCTTCTAAGTTTCAGTTTCATTATTTTACCTTAAATAGTATAAGCATACACATCTTTTAATTTTCTTCTAGatattttaatataaactttattgaAAATGATGTTGTATTAAAATCTACACCGGATACTGGATAGTGGTACCGGTACCGTGAAACCAATACTGACAGAACTGAATTCCAGATGCTATCACATCAAATTTATCTTATAATTtcactaaaaataaatatattttctctttcTTTAATTAAATATAGAGATGAATAGTTACATTTTACAATATAAAATTCTCTCTCACAAAATTTAGTGTACGGGTTGTGAATGATCTTATGTCTCTAGTTTTGATTAATTACAAATAATTATCCAATATCAATTATTAAGCCAAAAACAGTATTGTTTACCAGAAAGCTTGGATAGTTTACTGAGAAGGGAGGCATAGGTGGTGCTGTGGCGGAGTACGGTGACGATGCGGGTGTCGCCACCAACATACCGGAGTTGGTTATCATGAGGACGTGGTAATATCTTCCCACCAAAACTGCACATGAATCGGACACGTGCTTGCGCCGTGGTATCGTCGTATCCACCgacggacaggctgtccgatcgcgGCGACGAAACCACGGAGTCGACGGTGGCAGAGGCTTGCTCCGCCGTGTAGTGGGTGGTTGCCATTGCTGTGACCAAACGCAGAGTGTGGTTGTTAGATTCCATGGTTTATATAAGATAAAAGGTTAGGTGGTGGGGTgtgtatataatatataatgagtatttatatttatattataatgtgtttttgttttatttgacTTTAGGAAAttcatattaacaaaaaaaaataagattgtcgttattaatgttattattattattgttgttgtttcaaTATTTTCTGACGCTTTGGATTGTACTAGTTGGCACCGTCCAAACACTTCCGGTGGGGCCC belongs to Helianthus annuus cultivar XRQ/B chromosome 5, HanXRQr2.0-SUNRISE, whole genome shotgun sequence and includes:
- the LOC110939745 gene encoding uncharacterized protein LOC110939745 → MESNNHTLRLVTAMATTHYTAEQASATVDSVVSSPRSDSLSVGGYDDTTAQARVRFMCSFGGKILPRPHDNQLRYVGGDTRIVTVLRHSTTYASLLSKLSKLSGTTDICVKYQLPNEDLDALITVTSDEDVENMMDEYDRLAHNNKTARLRIFLFPTDQSLSRASSISSLLDGSVKREHWFLDALNGGASLDRGRSEVSSMLSEVPDYLFGLDHPDDPKPKTKPAVNDNVSVSDPGSPAPRMSPYCSTSSSLGPTVTAPVPNLRPVKTKLDNPAPVVSEPKETVTERFAEANDPIIMKQTDYTGQHVYYIRRTSSPSPAPVQEMPVYYMHPPGSMPQENIPVQPMQIRAQYGQQFMAPPGHMLHPQVSNMGQMYPGMRPASGGEAYDMPGRSGGGPVQPAYYGPRYVGVPGYPGPPGMVMQGAEEMKQPGPEGKMGRAPQ